Genomic segment of Xanthomonas sp. DAR 35659:
GCGTGGGGGAACACGGAACAGCCCGAGTATAGCCTGGCCTTTCGCGGCTCCGAAACAGGCCCCGGCCGGAGCGTGCCGCGCGGCGGGGGCACCATGACCTTTGGCGCATTCACCTCCCCGTCATTTGGTGATCTACTGAGCTACAACACCATTCACGCCATCCACCAGGGACTCGACGATGACGCGATCTTCCATGCGCCGCACCGCCAGCTGCGCCGCCGCGCTGATGCTCACTTCCACACTGCTGCTCGGCGGCTGCAAGCCGGCGACCGACGCGCAGGCGCAACAGAAGGAGGGCGATAAGGCGCCGGACGCGGTTCCGGTGGAGGTGGTCCAGGCGACCCGGCGCGCGGTGGCGGCCAGCTACAGCGGTACCGCGGCGCTGGAAGCGCGCGCCGAATCGCAGGTGGTGGCCAAGACCTCGGGCGTGGCCCTGGCGGTGCTGGCCGAGGAAGGCCAGCAGGTCCGCGCCGGACAGCCGCTGGTGCGGCTGGACCCGGACCGGGCGCGGCTGGCGGTGGCGCAGAGCGAGGCGCAGCTGCGCAAGCTGGAGAACAACTACCGGCGCTCGCAGCAGCTGGTCGGCCAGCAACTGGTCAGCGCCGCCGACGTCGACCAGATCAAGTACGACCTGGCCAACGTGCGCGCGCAGCACCAATTGGCGTCGCTGGAACTGTCCTACGCCACGGTGGTGGCGCCGATCTCCGGAGTAATCGCGTCGCGTTCGATCAAGACCGGCAACTTCGTGCAGATCAATACGCCGATCTTCCGCATCGTCGACGACTCGCGCCTGGAGGCCACACTCAACGTGCCCGAACGCGAGCTGGCCACGCTCAAGGCCGGGCAACCGGTGACGCTGCTGGCCGACGCGCTGCCGGGCAAGCAGTACCAGGGCAAGGTCGACCGCATCGCGCCGGTGGTGGATTCGGGCAGCGGCACGTTCCGCGTGGTGTGCGCCTTCGAGGAAGGCGCCGAGGCGTTGCAGCCGGGCATGTTCGGGCGCATCCGCATCGACTACGACCAGCGCGCCGACGCCTTGGTGGTGCCGCGCGCGGCGCTGCTCGACGACGGCGATCCGGCCGTGTTCAAGGTGGTCGCCGGCAAGGCGAAGCGGGTGCCGGTGACGCTGGGTTACGCCGAAGGCCCGTGGGTGGAGATCCGCGCCGGCCTGCAGCCTGGCGACCAGGTGGTGACCGCCGGCAAGGTCGCGTTGCGCGACGGCAGCAGCGTGCAGGTGATCGCGCCGCAGCGCGCCGCCGCCAGCGCCGGCGCGGGCGGCGGCGCCGCGGTCGGAGCGCGCTGATGAGCAGCGCCGGTTCCGATCACGGCAGCGATCCGCACGACCACGCCCCGCCGGGCGTGCACGGCGGCGGGCTGGTCGAATTCGCCACCCGCCGCCGCGTCACCATCGCCATGGCCACGGTGACCCTGCTGCTGTTCGGCGTGATCGCGCTCAACAGCCTCAAGGTCAACCTGTTGCCCGACCTGAGCTATCCGACCCTGACCGTACGCACCGAGTATGCGGGCGCGGCGCCGTCGGAGATCGAGACGCTGGTGACCCAGCCGGTCGAGGAAGCGGTCGGCGTGGTCAAGAACCTGCGCAAGCTCAAGTCGGTGTCGCGCACCGGGCAGAGCGACGTGGTGCTGGAGTTCGCCTGGGGCACCAACATGGACCAGGCCAGCCTGGAGGTACGCGACAAGATGGAGGCGCTGGAGCTGCCGCTGGAGGCCAAGGCGCCGGTGCTGCTGCGCTTCAATCCCTCCACCGAGCCGATCATGCGCCTGGTGCTGGCGAGCAAGGCGATGCCGGCCACCGACGCCGACGCGGTGCGCGCGCTGACCCAACTGCGCCGTTACGCCGACGAGGACCTGAAGAAAAAGCTGGAGCCGGTGGCCGGCGTGGCCGCGGTCAAGGTCGGCGGCGGCCTGGAGGACGAGATCCAGGTCGATATCGACCAGCAGCGGCTGGCGCAGTTGAACCTGCCCATCGAGACCGTCATCACCCGGCTCAAGGAGGAGAACATCAACATCTCCGGCGGGCGCCTGGAACAGGGCTCGCAGCGCTACCTGGTGCGCACGGTCAACCAGTTCGCCAACCTGGAGGAGATCCGCAATCTGTTGCTGACCACCCAGGGCGCCGGCAGCAATGCCGCCGACGCGGCGATGCAGCAGATGTACGCGATCGCCGCCTCGACCGGCTCGGAAGCGGCGCTGGCCGCGGCTTCGGCGGCGCAGAGCGCCACGTCCAGTTCCAACACGACCATCGCCGGCGGCATGCCGGTGCGCCTGAAGGACGTCGCCGACGTGCGCCAGGGCTACAAGGAGCGCGAGGCGATCATCCGCCTGGGCGGCAAGGAGGCGGTGGAACTGGCGATCTACAAGGAAGGCGACGCCAACACCGTGTCCACCGCGGCGGCGCTGCGCAAACGCCTGGAACAGCTGCAGGCGCAGATTCCGCCGGACGTGGAGCTGACCACGCTGGAGGACCAGTCGCGCTTCATCGAGCACGCCATCGGCGACGTCAAGAAGGATGCGGTGATCGGCGGCCTGCTGGCGATCCTGATCATCTTCCTGTTCCTGCGCGACGGCTGGAGCACGTTCGTGATCAGCCTGTCGCTGCCGGTGTCGATCGTGGCCACGTTCTTCTTCATGGGCCAGTTGGGCCTTAGCTTGAACGTGATGTCGCTGGGCGGGCTGGCGCTGGCCACCGGCCTGGTGGTGGACGACTCGATCGTGGTGCTGGAGAGCATCGCCAAGGCGCGCGAACGCGGCCTGGGCATCCTCGATGCGGCGATCGCCGGCACCCGCGAGGTCAGCATGGCGGTGGTCGCCTCGACCCTGACCACGATCGCGGTGTTCCTGCCGCTGGTGTTCGTCGAGGGCGTGGCCGGGCAGCTGTTCCGCGACCAGGCGCTGACCGTGGCGATCGCCATCGCGATCTCGCTGGTGGTATCGATGACCCTGATCCCGATGCTGAGTTCGCTGAAGGGACGGCCGCCGCTGGCGTTCCCGGCCGAGCCGGAACCGGCGCCGTGGCAGCCGCGGCGCGGCTGGCTGAAGCCGGTGGCGTGGAGCCGGCGCGGCGCGGCGGCGGCGGTGCGCGGCGGCTTCTTCGGCGTGGCCTGGTTGGTGGTGCGGTTGTGGCGCGGGGGTGTGGCGGTGGTCGCGCCGGTGATGCGCAAGGCCAGCGACCTGGCGATGGCGCCGTATGCGCGCGCCGAACGCGGCTATCTGCGGGTGTTGCCCGGCGCGCTGGCGCGGCCGGGGCTGGTGCTGGGCCTGGCCGCGCTCGCGTTCGCGGCGACACTGGCGGTGGTGCCGCTGCTCGGCGCCGACCTGATCCCGCAGCTGGCGCAGGACCGCTTCCAGATGACGGTGAAACTGCCGGCGGGCACACCGCTGCGGCAGACCGATGCGCTGGTGCGCGAGCTGCAGGAAGTCCATGCCAAGGATGCCGGCGTGCAGGCGCTGTACGGGGTCAGCGGCAGCGGCACGCGGCTGGATGCCAACCCCACCGAGAGCGGCGAGAACATCGGCAAGCTGACCATCGCCATGACCGGCGGCGGCAGCGCGCGGTTCGAAGCCGAGCAGAGCGACCGCATGCGCGAGACGATGCGCCGGCACCCGGGCGTGCAGGTCGGCTTCAGCCGCCCGGAGCTGTTCAGTTTTTCGACGCCGCTGGAGATCGAACTGCGCGGGCAGGACCTGGAGACGATCCAGTACGCCGGGCAGAAGCTGGTGGCGATGTTGCGCGGCAACGGCCACTACGCCGACGTCAAGTCGACCGTGGAAGAGGGCTTCCCGGAAATCCAGATCCGCTTCGACCAGGAGCGCGCCGGCGCGCTGGGGCTGACCACGCGCCAGATCGCCGACGTGGTGGTGAAGAAGGTGCGCGGCGACGTCGCCACCCGCTACAGCTTCCGCGACCGCAAGATCGACGTGCTGGTGCGCGCGCAGCAGAGCGACCGCGCCAGCGTCGACAGCATCCGCCGGCTGATCGTCAATCCGGGCAGCAGCCGGCCGGTGACGCTGGACGCGGTCGCCGACGTGGTCGCCACCACCGGCCCCAGCGAGATCCACCGCGCCGACCAGATCCGTGTGGCCATCGTCTCGGCCAACCTGCGCGACATCGACCTGGGCGGCGCGGTGCGCGAGGTGCAGGACATGGTCGCGCGCGAACCGCTCGGCGCCGGCGTGGGCATGCACATCGGCGGGCAGGGCGAGGAACTGGCGCAGTCGGCCAAGTCGCTGCTGTTCGCGTTCGGCCTGGCGATCTTCCTGGTGTACCTGGTGATGGCCTCGCAGTTCGAATCGCTGCTGCACCCGTTCGTGATCCTGTTCACCATCCCGTTGGCGATGGTCGGCGCGGTGCTGGCGTTGCTGCTGACCGGCAAGCCGGTGTCGGTGGTGGTGTTCATCGGCCTGATCCTGCTGGTCGGGTTGGTGACCAAGAACGCGATCATCCTGATCGACAAGGTCAACCAGTTGCGCGAGGACGGCGTGGCCAAGCGCGCGGCCCTGATCGAGGGCGCGCGCTCGCGCCTGCGCCCGATCATCATGACCACGTTGTGCACGTTGTTCGGCTTCCTGCCGCTGGCGGTGGCCAGCGGCGAGGGCGCCGAGGTGCGCGCGCCGATGGCGATCACCGTGATCGGCGGTCTGCTGATGTCCACACTGCTGACGCTGGTGGTGATCCCGGTGGTCTACGACCGCCTGGATCGCCGCGCGGACGCCTACTACGCCGAACGCGGGCAGCGCGCGCGGCGTCGCCTGCAGGGCGCCGGACACGGTGCCGACGGCACCGCGGGTGAACCGGCATGAGCGTCGCCGAGTTCAGCATCCGCCGTCCGATCACCACCATCATGTGTTTCGTGTCGCTGGTGGTGGTCGGCCTGATCGCCGCGTTCCGGTTGCCGCTGGAGGCGTTGCCGGACATCTCCGCGCCGTTCCTGTTCGTGCAACTGCCGTACACCGGCTCCACGCCCGACGAGGTCGAGCGCAACCTGGTGCGGCCGACCGAGGAAGCGCTGGCGACGATGACCGGGATCAAGCGCATGCGCTCGACCGCGACCGCCGACGGCGCCAACATCTTCATCGAGTTCTCCGACTGGGACCGCGACATCGCCATCGCCGCGTCCGATGCGCGCGAGCGTATCGATGCGATCCGCGCCGACCTGCCCAGCGACCTGCAGCGCTACCACGTGTTCAAGTGGTCCAGCAGCGACGAGCCGGTGCTGAAGGTGCGGCTGGCCGGCGCGGCGGATCTGACCGGCGCCTACGACATGCTCGACCGCGAGTTCAAGCGGCGCCTGGAGCGCATTCCCGGCGTGGCCAAGGTGGAAGTGTCCGGCGCGCCGCCCAACGAGGTCGAGATCGCGATCGCGCCGGACCGGCTCAGCGCGCACAACCTCAGCCTCAACGATCTCAGCGAACGCCTGGGCAAGCTCAATTTCTCGCTGTCGGCCGGGCAGATCGACGACCACGGCCAGCGCCTGCGGGTACAGCCGGTCGGCGAGCTGCGCGACCTGCAGGAATTGCGCGACCTGGTCATCGACAACAAGGGCCTGCGCCTGGGCGATATCGCCGAGGTCCGGCTCAAGCCGACCCGGATGAACTACGGACGGCGCCTGGACGGGCGCCCGGCGGTGGGGCTGGACGTGTACAAGGAACGCAGCGCCAACCTGGTCGAGGTGTCGCGCGCGGTGCTGGCGGAGGTCGAGCAGATCCGCACCCAGCCGGCGCTGAGCGACGTGCAGGTGAAGGTCATCGACAACCAGGGCAAGGCCGTGACCTCGTCGCTGGCGGAACTGGCCGAGGCCGGCGGGGTCGGCCTGCTGCTGTCGGTGACGGTGCTGTTCTTCTTCCTGCGCCACTGGCCGTCCACGCTGATGGTGACCCTGGCGATCCCGATCTGCTTCACCATCACCCTGGGCTTCATGTACTTCGCCGGGGTGACCCTCAACATCCTGACCATGATGGGCCTGCTGCTGGCGGTGGGCATGCTGGTGGACAACGCGGTGGTGGTGGTGGAGAGCATCTACCAGGAACGCGAGCGCATGCCGGACCAGCCGCAGCTGGCCTCCATCGTCGGCACCCGCAACGTCGCCATTGCGCTGACAGCCGGCACCCTGTGCCATTGCATCGTGTTCTTGCCGAACCTGTTCGGCGAGACCAACAACATCAGCATCTTCATGTCGCAGATCGCCATCACCATCTCGGTGTCGCTGCTGGCGTCGTGGCTGGTGGCGGTGAGCCTGATTCCGATGCTGTCGGCGCGGATGCGCACCCCGCCGCTGGTCGGCTCCGAACGCGGCCTGATCCCGCGCCTGCAGCGCCGCTATGCGCGGGTACTGCGCTGGTCGCTGGCCCACCGTGGCTGGAGCGTCGCGGCGATCGCGCTGATCAGCGCGGTCAGCGTGGTGCCGATGCTGCAGACCAAGAAGGACATGTTCGGCGGCGATGGCGGCGAGCAGATCTTCATCGGCTATCAGTGGAAGGGTTCCTACACGCGCGAGCAGCTGTCGGAGGAAG
This window contains:
- a CDS encoding efflux RND transporter periplasmic adaptor subunit, whose translation is MTRSSMRRTASCAAALMLTSTLLLGGCKPATDAQAQQKEGDKAPDAVPVEVVQATRRAVAASYSGTAALEARAESQVVAKTSGVALAVLAEEGQQVRAGQPLVRLDPDRARLAVAQSEAQLRKLENNYRRSQQLVGQQLVSAADVDQIKYDLANVRAQHQLASLELSYATVVAPISGVIASRSIKTGNFVQINTPIFRIVDDSRLEATLNVPERELATLKAGQPVTLLADALPGKQYQGKVDRIAPVVDSGSGTFRVVCAFEEGAEALQPGMFGRIRIDYDQRADALVVPRAALLDDGDPAVFKVVAGKAKRVPVTLGYAEGPWVEIRAGLQPGDQVVTAGKVALRDGSSVQVIAPQRAAASAGAGGGAAVGAR
- a CDS encoding efflux RND transporter permease subunit translates to MSVAEFSIRRPITTIMCFVSLVVVGLIAAFRLPLEALPDISAPFLFVQLPYTGSTPDEVERNLVRPTEEALATMTGIKRMRSTATADGANIFIEFSDWDRDIAIAASDARERIDAIRADLPSDLQRYHVFKWSSSDEPVLKVRLAGAADLTGAYDMLDREFKRRLERIPGVAKVEVSGAPPNEVEIAIAPDRLSAHNLSLNDLSERLGKLNFSLSAGQIDDHGQRLRVQPVGELRDLQELRDLVIDNKGLRLGDIAEVRLKPTRMNYGRRLDGRPAVGLDVYKERSANLVEVSRAVLAEVEQIRTQPALSDVQVKVIDNQGKAVTSSLAELAEAGGVGLLLSVTVLFFFLRHWPSTLMVTLAIPICFTITLGFMYFAGVTLNILTMMGLLLAVGMLVDNAVVVVESIYQERERMPDQPQLASIVGTRNVAIALTAGTLCHCIVFLPNLFGETNNISIFMSQIAITISVSLLASWLVAVSLIPMLSARMRTPPLVGSERGLIPRLQRRYARVLRWSLAHRGWSVAAIALISAVSVVPMLQTKKDMFGGDGGEQIFIGYQWKGSYTREQLSEEVAKLERFIDARRQRYHVTQVYSWFSEVEGSSTTLTVDLKQVPDLAALSEQIRKELPRSALVDYSVGRNDNGQGGGGQSVQVQLVGDSTDALRAIADDVVPLLARRKELRDVRVDTGDRSAELAVRVDRERAAAFGFNAEQVASFVGLALRGASLREFRRGDSEVPVWVRFAGAEETKPEDLDSFNVRTKDGRSVPLLSLVEVQTRPAATQIGRTNRQTTLTLTANLGPKVTPQEAKQAMEETLKGVSFPAGYRYSFDGADGQDEDKAGQQMMFNLLIALLMIYMLMAAVFDSMLFPAAIMSGVLFSIFGVFWLFWITGTSFGIMAFIGILVLMGVVVNNGIVMIEHINNLRRRGMTRTEALVEGSRERLRPIMMTMGTAILAMVPISLTTTQLFGDGPAYYPMARAIAGGLAFSTVVSLLFLPTIYAILDDLSGGVAKLVRRARGGRAVPAPLVS
- a CDS encoding efflux RND transporter permease subunit translates to MSSAGSDHGSDPHDHAPPGVHGGGLVEFATRRRVTIAMATVTLLLFGVIALNSLKVNLLPDLSYPTLTVRTEYAGAAPSEIETLVTQPVEEAVGVVKNLRKLKSVSRTGQSDVVLEFAWGTNMDQASLEVRDKMEALELPLEAKAPVLLRFNPSTEPIMRLVLASKAMPATDADAVRALTQLRRYADEDLKKKLEPVAGVAAVKVGGGLEDEIQVDIDQQRLAQLNLPIETVITRLKEENINISGGRLEQGSQRYLVRTVNQFANLEEIRNLLLTTQGAGSNAADAAMQQMYAIAASTGSEAALAAASAAQSATSSSNTTIAGGMPVRLKDVADVRQGYKEREAIIRLGGKEAVELAIYKEGDANTVSTAAALRKRLEQLQAQIPPDVELTTLEDQSRFIEHAIGDVKKDAVIGGLLAILIIFLFLRDGWSTFVISLSLPVSIVATFFFMGQLGLSLNVMSLGGLALATGLVVDDSIVVLESIAKARERGLGILDAAIAGTREVSMAVVASTLTTIAVFLPLVFVEGVAGQLFRDQALTVAIAIAISLVVSMTLIPMLSSLKGRPPLAFPAEPEPAPWQPRRGWLKPVAWSRRGAAAAVRGGFFGVAWLVVRLWRGGVAVVAPVMRKASDLAMAPYARAERGYLRVLPGALARPGLVLGLAALAFAATLAVVPLLGADLIPQLAQDRFQMTVKLPAGTPLRQTDALVRELQEVHAKDAGVQALYGVSGSGTRLDANPTESGENIGKLTIAMTGGGSARFEAEQSDRMRETMRRHPGVQVGFSRPELFSFSTPLEIELRGQDLETIQYAGQKLVAMLRGNGHYADVKSTVEEGFPEIQIRFDQERAGALGLTTRQIADVVVKKVRGDVATRYSFRDRKIDVLVRAQQSDRASVDSIRRLIVNPGSSRPVTLDAVADVVATTGPSEIHRADQIRVAIVSANLRDIDLGGAVREVQDMVAREPLGAGVGMHIGGQGEELAQSAKSLLFAFGLAIFLVYLVMASQFESLLHPFVILFTIPLAMVGAVLALLLTGKPVSVVVFIGLILLVGLVTKNAIILIDKVNQLREDGVAKRAALIEGARSRLRPIIMTTLCTLFGFLPLAVASGEGAEVRAPMAITVIGGLLMSTLLTLVVIPVVYDRLDRRADAYYAERGQRARRRLQGAGHGADGTAGEPA